From Rhododendron vialii isolate Sample 1 chromosome 10a, ASM3025357v1, the proteins below share one genomic window:
- the LOC131304193 gene encoding uncharacterized protein LOC131304193, producing the protein MGPPPPSQISIPSLYKPNKTLEKSKQKTKRKAIELAQATRGVRRPPPPPPPPPMSNPTAPPAAAPLLKHKSWSPDVYRDEAWVLRRKGINDRRKRRSKSVTDEDLDELKACIELGFGFDSPEVDPGLSDTLPALGLYYAVNKTYSDSVSKSSSLFSSTASECESPSSVGSPSTILGLGDNPQTVKTRLRQWAQVVACSVRQSSSG; encoded by the exons ATGGGCCCACCTCCACCATCTCAAATCTCAATTCCATCTCTctataaaccaaacaaaaccctagaaaaatcaaaacagaaaacaaaacgcAAAGCGATAGAGCTAGCCCAAGCCACCCGCGGGGTCCGccggccgccgccgccgccgccgccgccacctaTGTCGAATCCCACAGCGCCCCCGGCGGCGGCGCCGCTCCTCAAACACAAGTCGTGGTCGCCGGACGTGTACCGCGACGAGGCGTGGGTGCTGCGGCGGAAGGGAATCAACGATCGCCGCAAGCGGCGGAGCAAGAGCGTCACCGACGAGGACCTCGACGAGCTCAAGGCCTGCATCGAGCTCGGGTTCGGGTTCGACTCGCCCGAGGTGGATCCGGGATTATCCGATACCCTGCCCGCCTTGGGGCTCTACTACGCCGTTAACAAGACCTATTCCGACAGCGTTTCGAAGTCGTCGTCGTTGTTTTCATCGACGGCGTCGGAGTGTGAATCGCCGTCTTCCGTCGGCAGCCCCAGTACCATACTCGGTCTTG GCGATAATCCACAGACGGTGAAGACAAGGTTGCGACAATGGGCACAAGTGGTGGCTTGTTCGGTGCGACAATCTTCTTCTGGTTGA